In the Theobroma cacao cultivar B97-61/B2 chromosome 1, Criollo_cocoa_genome_V2, whole genome shotgun sequence genome, one interval contains:
- the LOC18611081 gene encoding peroxidase 10, translated as MEHKTCKLPFVRLIYILFLSHLVFCQLDYKYYDSTCPNLTRIVRYGVWSAITNDTRMAASLVRLHFHDCFVNGCDGSILLDDIGSTFVGEKNALANQNSARGYEVIDNIKANVEKACPSTVSCSDILTLAARDAVYFAGGSYWMVPLGRRDGRTANKTAANELPSPFESLDSIIAKFNSKGLDIKDVVVLSGAHTIGFAQCFTFKSRLFNFGGSGKPDPELDASFLKGLQSVCPDQVDSDTNLVPLDSVTSTKFDNSYYKNIVNSSGLLQSDQLLGTDNRTASMVLNYSKYPYLFLKDFGASMVKMGNIGVLTGQDGEIRKNCKVVN; from the exons ATGGAACACAAAACCTGCAAACTTCCCTTTGTTCGCTTGATTTACATCTTGTTCCTGAGTCATCTGGTGTTCTGTCAACTTGATTATAAATACTATGATAGCACTTGTCCCAACCTCACAAGAATCGTTAGATATGGAGTTTGGTCAGCTATTACTAATGATACTAGGATGGCAGCCTCTCTCGTGCGACTTCACTTCCATGATTGTTTTGTTAAC GGATGTGATGGGTCTATCTTACTTGACGATATTGGCTCAACATTTGTGGGGGAAAAGAATGCATTAGCTAATCAAAATTCAGCTAGAGGCTATGAGGTCATTGACAATATAAAGGCTAATGTGGAGAAAGCTTGCCCATCAACCGTTTCTTGTTCTGACATATTAACTCTTGCAGCAAGAGATGCTGTTTATTTT GCGGGTGGGTCATACTGGATGGTACCCTTAGGTCGCCGAGATGGACGAACAGCAAATAAGACTGCAGCCAATGAACTCCCATCACCTTTTGAGTCCTTAGATAGCATCATtgcaaaattcaattcaaaggGTCTTGATATAAAGGATGTGGTTGTGCTATCAG GTGCTCACACCATTGGCTTTGCTCAATGTTTCACATTCAAGTCAAGGCTCTTCAACTTCGGTGGCTCAGGCAAGCCTGATCCAGAACTTGACGCATCGTTTCTGAAAGGTCTTCAAAGCGTGTGTCCAGATCAAGTTGATTCAGACACCAACTTGGTTCCTTTGGATTCTGTCACCAGCACCAAATTCGACAACAGCTACTACAAAAATATTGTGAACAGTTCTGGTCTTTTGCAGTCAGACCAACTTCTCGGTACAGACAATAGAACTGCTTCAATGGTCCTCAACTACAGCAAGTACCCTTACCTGTTTCTGAAAGATTTTGGAGCATCAATGGTGAAGATGGGCAACATTGGTGTGCTGACAGGACAAGATGGGGAGATAAGGAAGAACTGCAAAGTGGTCAACTAG